The Longimicrobiales bacterium nucleotide sequence GTCGTACCACGTCACGCCCGGCCCGAGTCGAGACATTTCGTTTGGGAGTAAGGCTTGGCGCGCTGCGTCATCGTACTCGGATTCGAAATGCGCGTGCGCCAGGAGGTTCGAGACGTCTTCAAAGTGCTGGCCACTGGCCATTTCTTCGACAGGCGGACCGACGCCGACGATCCGCTCTGTCGCAGTCGACTGGTCGATCTCATAGGCCCGATCAGCCCTGACGTCATCGATCTGGGTCACAGATCCATCGCGCCAGATGACTTCGATCGTGTGCCCGGAACCGGGTTCCGCCGCGAACGTCAGCGTAGGCCCCGAGCCGGACAGGTACATGCCCCCGGACGTCACCTCACGGGACTGGGCCGGCACGCCATCTCCGCTCAAGCGCACGACCGCGCCAACCCCACCAGTGTTCGGCGCTCGTCCGCTGAGCTGAACGGCGACCCGCGGAGATGTGCCGCTGTTTCGCAGCAACAGAGGCGGGGCATTCAGACGGGTGACCACCACATCCAGGTCACCGTCCAAGTCGAAGTCGGCGGAGGCCAGGCCGTGGGAAATGTCGCTTGAGGGTGCGAAGCCCCACTCGTCGGTCATCTCCCCAAACGTGAGATCGCCGCGATTCCGCAGCGCTCGATTCGGTTGCTTGAGTGCCGGAAACAGGAGGAACTCCTCCCGCCAGTCGTATTCGAGTGTCCCCAGCCGCCGCTGGGTGTCCGCATCCATGATGTCCCAGGTGTGACCCGTTGAGACGAGGATGTCCTCGAAGCCGTCCAAGTCCACGTCAAGGAACATCGTCGCCCAAGACCATCCGGTCGCCTCCACACCGGCCATCTCGGAGATCTGCGCAAACGTGGCATCACCGCGGTTGAGGAAAAGCGTGTTCCGCATCATCTGAGGGCGGTCGTCGATCATCCCGAGCTGCTTCGGGAGTGCGGTGTGCGTGGGCACCTGTCGCATGCGCAGCGACCGCTGCCGGCTAAGCATATCGACCTCGAAAAAATCGACATCTCCATCTCGGTCGATGTCTGCGAAGTCTACAGCCATTCCCGCGTTGCTCGTGGCTCGGAGAGACAACCTCGGGGCCGCTCGGAACGACCCATCACCCTGATTGATCCAGAAGTGGTCGGGATCCTCGAAGTCGTTCGCGACGAACAGATCTGGAGCACGATCTCCGTTCACGTCGTAGAAGCGAGCCGTCAGCGCAAACAGGTCGGGTTCTTCTTCCAAGCGGCGTCCATCCGGATCCAAGAAAGCTCCTGAGGTGAACGACACTCGCTCGAAGGTGCCCAGGCCGTCGTTCAGGTAGAACGCGTCGGGTTCAGCGCGTTGCGTGTATACCACTGCGTTCAGGTCCGGCCGCTCGACCACACGGAAGTCCTGCTCCAGACCAGGCGCCACATGGAAACCTTGCTCACCTTCCTGGACGATCGCGTCGAAGGTGCGCTCTTCCGGCGAGTACACGTCCATCGCCGAACGCAGCTTGTAGTTGGCGACATAGAGATCTAGGTCACCGTCTCCCTCCACATCTGCCAGAGTGAGCGTGGTCGACCCGAACGATTCACTGGGATCTCCAATCGGGCGTTCACTGAAGACTCCGGCCCCGTCGTTCACAAAGAGGGCGTTCCCTTGCCCGAGAGCTGTGAGCAGCAGGTCGAGGTCCCCATCACCGTCGACGTCCGCCAACACTGCGCCCGTTGAAGACCGATCGGCTGCCTCTACACCCGCGGCGGCCGACACGTCCTCGAAGCGCCATCCACCGACGTTCTTGTACAGAGCGTTCGGGCCATCCAGACGTGCAAGAAAGACATCGACCAACCCGTCCCCATCCACATCTCCGAGTGCCACGCCAGATCCGTGAGTAAGGTGCCGATTTTGAAGCGCGTCCTCCTGCCGAACCGCATTGATGAAGTCAATGCCTGCACGGCTGAGGTCCACCACCTGGAAGCCGGCACTGCCCCTTCGAGGGACCACGACCTCTCGCCACCGGTATCCGTCTTCGACGTGCCATTCCGGAAGCGGCGCATCCCCGCACGCCACGGTTCCGAGCACTAGAAGGAGTCCTGCTACGCGGCGCACAATCAATTGCCCGCTAGGGATCTACCTAGGGCAAACGGCTGGGCCTCGACGCGTTCTAACGTGGGGGCACCCTCTACCACCCGGTACACCGAGTCCATCTCCACGGCCTCGAACCGCTGAGTCTCACCACTTACCGGCCAGTCGATTTCGAGCGATACGATCCGGCTGGCAGCACCAATACCGATCTCGAGCTGCAAGCTGTTCGCGCCGAAGCTCCCTCCACCGGTCACACGAGAATGTACGGTTCGCTCACGCCCCCCTCCTTCTACCGTGACTCTCACCCGCGCCCCAATCGCTGCCCGGTTCGAGCGAACACCCTCGAGGCGTAGCGTAAGCCACCGACTCTCATTTCCTGGATTTTCGAAGAGCGCGTTGCGCGCGCGATCCGCCTGTGTCGCCCCTCCCATGTTGACCAGTATGTCTTGGTCGCCGTCGTTGTCCGCGTCACCAAACGAAACGGCGTGCCCTTTTTGCAGATGGCCAAAGCCCCCCGTGGTGGTGACCTCTTGGAAGAGGGCTCCTTCAGCGTTCCTGAACATCCGATTCGCCATCATCGACTCGTATGCCGGATCACCAGTGGCCACATAAAAATCGGGATAACCATCTAAATCGAGATCCCCGTAGTTCGAGCCCATGACGTACTGGACGCGTTCTAGTGCCGCCGCCGCAGTGGCGTTAGAGAACGTTCCGTTCCCCTCGTTGTGATAGAGCCGAGGTGGTGCACCGTCGGACTCCTGTCCTAGGATCTCCGCAGCTATGTCAGAGACCTGGGCCCGATATCCAGAGACGTAGAGGTCCAGCCATCCATCATTGTCATAATCCCAAAACCAGGCAGGGAAACTGGTCTCCGGCTCAGTGACACCTGCCGACTCCGAAACATCCACGAACAGACGTTTGCCAGCTTCCGTCACATCGTTGCGAAACAGTCGATTAGTGGCCCCCAACAGAGACACGAAGAGATCGAGATCGCCATCGTTGTCGATGTCTCCCCACGTGACCCCCTTCACAAAGCCAACGACGTCCAAACGCATCTCACGGGTCACGTCCGAGAATGTGCCATCACCGCGGTTTCGAAAGAGTTGGCTCCCGTCCCTCCGCCCAGGAGATGCCTCGTTCCCAATGAAGAGATCGACCCATCCGTCGTTGTCGAAATCACCCCAATCGGCCGTTTGCGTCGAGAATGCATCCAGAAGCCCTGCAGCCTCCGTGACATCGACAAAGGTGCCGTCACCACGGTTACGAAGAAGTGAATTAGGCTGGCCATAGGAGAGCCAGGCACCGCGCAGAACGAGGATGTCCAGAAAGCCGTCGTTGTCGAAGTCGGCATGTTTCATGTTGAGTCCGCCGACAAACCCGGTAAGCCCGGCAGCCTCTGTACGGTCGGTGAAACCACCCGAACCGTCGTTCTCGTGATAGCGCATCTGGTCCTCGAGCAACCAGCCCGACGTAACGACATCCAAGTCTCCGTCGCGATCGAAGTCGTCCAGAATCGCTCCGCCTGCATGCCCCACGTCGTCGATGCCGAGCACGCCTGATACATCCGGAAAGCGGTCCATCTCGTAGTCGTCTCGAAACGACTCCAGCGGAACCAACCAACGCGGCGGGACTCCCTGTGGATATTCGCCCAGCAGCATGTACGCAACATTCAAAAGCCAGCGATTCTGAAGATTGTCCGGGTCCGACGACAGGAGCACCTCGAGGCGTTCGGCAGCGGCGTGTCCAGGAGCATCATCCGGACGACTGGCCATCCCTGTGACAGGCACCAAGCAACGCGACACCTGTGATTGAACCACACAAGCTTCCTGCTCTTCCCATTTCAGCAGTGCCATCGCCTCGAGGTCCGCGATGACGCTTCGGAACTCCGGTGGCACTCGACCTCCTTGTCCATCGATGTCGTGGAGCAAAGAAGCGAGACTGTCCGCAGCCTCAGCGAAACGCCCGGAATACACGAGTTGCTCTGAGAGCTGGCCTCGGTAGGTCATTTCCCCTTGAAGCCCCCCGTCGGGACCGCGCGCGGCCAACGCTGCAACTCGGGCCTCATTGGCGAAGGGACTTTGTCTGCGGTCGAGCCCGTTCGCGAGATCGGACAACCGCTGAACCATCTCGGCGCTTCCATCCCGCGCCTGCGGCGGGGGCTCTCCCGCAGAGCATGCGCCGATCAAGAGCAGCGACCCCAGGAAAGCCGCGCGAACAGCGGGCTTCCCGCGTGCGTCGAGAGGAACTCGGC carries:
- a CDS encoding FG-GAP-like repeat-containing protein, translating into MRRVAGLLLVLGTVACGDAPLPEWHVEDGYRWREVVVPRRGSAGFQVVDLSRAGIDFINAVRQEDALQNRHLTHGSGVALGDVDGDGLVDVFLARLDGPNALYKNVGGWRFEDVSAAAGVEAADRSSTGAVLADVDGDGDLDLLLTALGQGNALFVNDGAGVFSERPIGDPSESFGSTTLTLADVEGDGDLDLYVANYKLRSAMDVYSPEERTFDAIVQEGEQGFHVAPGLEQDFRVVERPDLNAVVYTQRAEPDAFYLNDGLGTFERVSFTSGAFLDPDGRRLEEEPDLFALTARFYDVNGDRAPDLFVANDFEDPDHFWINQGDGSFRAAPRLSLRATSNAGMAVDFADIDRDGDVDFFEVDMLSRQRSLRMRQVPTHTALPKQLGMIDDRPQMMRNTLFLNRGDATFAQISEMAGVEATGWSWATMFLDVDLDGFEDILVSTGHTWDIMDADTQRRLGTLEYDWREEFLLFPALKQPNRALRNRGDLTFGEMTDEWGFAPSSDISHGLASADFDLDGDLDVVVTRLNAPPLLLRNSGTSPRVAVQLSGRAPNTGGVGAVVRLSGDGVPAQSREVTSGGMYLSGSGPTLTFAAEPGSGHTIEVIWRDGSVTQIDDVRADRAYEIDQSTATERIVGVGPPVEEMASGQHFEDVSNLLAHAHFESEYDDAARQALLPNEMSRLGPGVTWYDVDGDGAEDLLAPAGRGGRMAVFRNVGGAFTPLEGWSIPAAGDQTVALPVPDERGGSRILVGQSSYESDSPSMALSLPSVVALGPDGGAQEVIGPDTTSIGAMAAADVDSDGDLDLFVGGRVMPAGYPLAGSSRLFLNESGTFAKDSENASVLGRLGMVSAATFSDVDGDGDPDLLAAVEWGAVVLLMNQGGRFQRAGPEWGLNQTGRWNGISAGDLDGDGRMDFVATNWGRNTRFAPRPDHPLVLYFGDMDRNGSLDVVRAQSETNGGPLMPLDRFSRLAAGVPRLSQIVESVAAYSEATMDELFGESLERAGRYQATTYDHTLFLNKGDHFESVPLPVEAQFAPAFAVAIADLDGDGAEDVFLGQNFFPTETDAPRLDSGRGLWLRGDGAGGLTAVPGQVSGVDVWGDARGAAFSDFDGDGRVDLAVAQNGAALRLFRNRGAEVGLRVRLLGAAANPRAIGATIRLVYGDRMGPAREVRLGSGYWSVDGATQVLGGRAGATALQVRWPGGAVSEAVLSDGDFEIEVREPAG
- a CDS encoding CRTAC1 family protein yields the protein MSRVPLDARGKPAVRAAFLGSLLLIGACSAGEPPPQARDGSAEMVQRLSDLANGLDRRQSPFANEARVAALAARGPDGGLQGEMTYRGQLSEQLVYSGRFAEAADSLASLLHDIDGQGGRVPPEFRSVIADLEAMALLKWEEQEACVVQSQVSRCLVPVTGMASRPDDAPGHAAAERLEVLLSSDPDNLQNRWLLNVAYMLLGEYPQGVPPRWLVPLESFRDDYEMDRFPDVSGVLGIDDVGHAGGAILDDFDRDGDLDVVTSGWLLEDQMRYHENDGSGGFTDRTEAAGLTGFVGGLNMKHADFDNDGFLDILVLRGAWLSYGQPNSLLRNRGDGTFVDVTEAAGLLDAFSTQTADWGDFDNDGWVDLFIGNEASPGRRDGSQLFRNRGDGTFSDVTREMRLDVVGFVKGVTWGDIDNDGDLDLFVSLLGATNRLFRNDVTEAGKRLFVDVSESAGVTEPETSFPAWFWDYDNDGWLDLYVSGYRAQVSDIAAEILGQESDGAPPRLYHNEGNGTFSNATAAAALERVQYVMGSNYGDLDLDGYPDFYVATGDPAYESMMANRMFRNAEGALFQEVTTTGGFGHLQKGHAVSFGDADNDGDQDILVNMGGATQADRARNALFENPGNESRWLTLRLEGVRSNRAAIGARVRVTVEGGGRERTVHSRVTGGGSFGANSLQLEIGIGAASRIVSLEIDWPVSGETQRFEAVEMDSVYRVVEGAPTLERVEAQPFALGRSLAGN